One Pseudomonas sp. HOU2 genomic window carries:
- a CDS encoding DUF485 domain-containing protein, giving the protein MNDSIYLSIQNSPRFKELVRKRERFAWILSAIMLGLYSAFILLIAYGPQVLGAKLSPGSSITWGIPIGVGLIVSAFILTAIYVRRANGEFDDLNNAILKEAQQ; this is encoded by the coding sequence ATGAACGACAGCATTTACCTCTCGATTCAAAACAGCCCGCGCTTCAAGGAGCTGGTGAGAAAAAGGGAACGATTCGCCTGGATACTCTCGGCGATCATGCTAGGGCTTTACTCCGCTTTCATCCTGTTGATCGCTTACGGGCCGCAAGTGCTCGGGGCGAAACTCAGTCCCGGGTCTTCGATTACCTGGGGCATTCCGATCGGCGTCGGCCTGATTGTTTCGGCCTTCATCCTGACCGCAATCTACGTACGACGCGCCAACGGCGAGTTTGACGACCTGAACAATGCGATTCTCAAGGAGGCTCAGCAATGA
- a CDS encoding cation acetate symporter, whose product MIRRLLALLSIAAFAPAVWAADALTGEVHKQPLNVSAIAMFVVFVGATLCITYWASKRNKSAADYYAAGGKITGFQNGLAIAGDYMSAASFLGISALVFTSGYDGLIYSIGFLVGWPIILFLIAERLRNLGKYTFADVASYRLGQTQIRTLSACGSLVVVAFYLIAQMVGAGKLIQLLFGLDYYVAVILVGILMCLYVLFGGMLATTWVQIIKAVLLLSGASFMALMVMKHVNFDFNTLFSEAIKVHPKGEAIMSPGGLVKDPISAFSLGLALMFGTAGLPHILMRFFTVSDAKEARKSVLYATGFIGYFYILTFIIGFGAILLVSTNPDFKDAAGALLGGNNMAAVHLADAVGGSVFLGFISAVAFATILAVVAGLTLAGASAVSHDLYASVIKKGKANDKDEIRVSKITTIALGVLAIGLGILFESQNIAFMVGLAFSIAASCNFPVLLLSMYWKKLTTRGAMVGGWLGLVSAVGLMILGPTIWVQILHHEKAIFPYEYPALFSMIIAFIGIWFFSITDKSAAAENERALFFPQFVRSQTGLGASGAVSH is encoded by the coding sequence ATGATCCGGCGTCTACTGGCTCTTTTGAGCATCGCAGCGTTCGCCCCAGCCGTCTGGGCCGCTGACGCCCTGACCGGCGAAGTCCACAAACAACCGCTCAACGTTTCCGCGATCGCCATGTTCGTGGTGTTCGTCGGCGCGACCCTGTGCATCACCTACTGGGCCTCCAAACGCAACAAATCGGCCGCCGACTACTATGCGGCGGGCGGCAAGATCACCGGGTTCCAGAACGGTCTGGCGATTGCCGGCGACTACATGTCGGCGGCGTCCTTCCTGGGGATTTCCGCGCTGGTGTTCACCTCCGGCTACGATGGCCTGATCTACTCGATCGGCTTTCTGGTGGGCTGGCCGATCATTCTGTTCCTGATCGCCGAGCGCCTGCGTAACCTGGGCAAATACACCTTTGCCGACGTGGCGTCCTACCGCCTCGGGCAAACCCAGATCCGCACCCTGTCCGCCTGCGGTTCGCTGGTGGTGGTGGCGTTCTACCTGATCGCGCAAATGGTTGGCGCCGGCAAGCTGATCCAGCTGCTGTTCGGTCTCGACTACTACGTTGCGGTGATTCTGGTGGGCATCCTGATGTGCCTCTACGTGCTGTTCGGCGGCATGCTGGCGACCACCTGGGTGCAGATCATCAAGGCGGTGCTGTTGCTGTCGGGCGCCTCGTTCATGGCGCTGATGGTGATGAAACACGTCAACTTCGATTTCAACACACTGTTCTCCGAAGCGATCAAGGTTCACCCCAAAGGTGAAGCGATCATGAGCCCGGGCGGTCTGGTGAAAGATCCGATTTCGGCGTTCTCTCTGGGCCTGGCGCTGATGTTCGGTACTGCCGGCCTGCCACACATCCTGATGCGCTTCTTCACCGTGAGCGACGCCAAGGAAGCGCGCAAGAGCGTGCTGTACGCCACCGGTTTCATTGGCTACTTCTACATCCTGACCTTCATCATCGGTTTTGGCGCGATCCTGCTGGTCAGCACCAATCCTGACTTCAAGGATGCGGCGGGCGCGCTGCTTGGCGGCAACAACATGGCGGCGGTGCACCTGGCCGACGCGGTAGGTGGCAGTGTGTTCCTTGGCTTCATCTCGGCGGTGGCGTTCGCGACCATCCTGGCGGTGGTGGCCGGTCTGACCCTGGCCGGTGCTTCGGCGGTGTCGCACGACCTGTATGCCAGTGTGATCAAGAAGGGCAAGGCCAACGACAAGGATGAAATTCGCGTGTCGAAGATCACCACCATCGCCCTGGGCGTGCTGGCGATCGGTCTGGGTATCCTGTTCGAAAGCCAGAACATCGCGTTCATGGTCGGCCTGGCGTTCTCCATCGCGGCGAGCTGCAACTTCCCGGTGCTGTTGCTTTCGATGTACTGGAAGAAGCTGACCACCCGCGGTGCGATGGTCGGTGGCTGGTTGGGGCTGGTGAGTGCGGTGGGCCTGATGATTCTTGGCCCGACCATCTGGGTGCAGATTCTGCATCACGAGAAGGCGATCTTCCCTTACGAGTACCCGGCGCTGTTTTCGATGATCATTGCGTTCATCGGGATCTGGTTCTTCTCGATCACCGACAAGTCGGCGGCGGCCGAGAACGAGCGGGCGCTGTTCTTCCCGCAGTTTGTGCGTTCGCAGACTGGCCTTGGGGCGAGCGGGGCGGTTTCGCACTAA
- the gltA gene encoding citrate synthase has translation MADKKAQLIIEGAAPVELPILTGTVGPDVIDVRGLTATGRFTFDPGFMSTASCESKITYIDGDNGILLHRGYPIEQLAEKSDYLETCYLLLNGELPTAEQKAQFVSTVKNHTMVHEQLKTFFNGFRRDAHPMAVMCGVVGALSAFYHDSLDINNPQHREISAIRLVAKMPTLAAMVYKYSMGQPMMYPRNDLTYAENFLHMMFNTPCEIKPISPVLAKAMDRIFILHADHEQNASTSTVRLAGSSGANPFACIAAGIAALWGPAHGGANEAVLTMLDEIGDVSNIDKFIAKAKDKNDPFKLMGFGHRVYKNRDPRATVMKQTCDEVLKELGINNDPQLELAMRLEEIALTDPYFIERSLYPNVDFYSGIILKAIGIPTSMFTVIFALARTVGWISHWKEMLSSPYKIGRPRQLYTGYESRDITKLEDRK, from the coding sequence ATGGCTGACAAAAAAGCGCAGTTGATCATCGAGGGCGCAGCCCCCGTCGAGCTGCCCATTTTAACCGGCACCGTTGGTCCCGATGTAATCGATGTTCGGGGCCTGACGGCCACGGGCCGCTTCACTTTCGACCCGGGTTTCATGTCGACCGCCTCGTGCGAATCGAAGATCACCTATATCGACGGCGACAACGGCATTCTGTTGCACCGCGGCTACCCGATCGAACAGCTGGCTGAAAAATCGGACTACCTGGAAACCTGCTACCTGCTGCTCAACGGCGAATTGCCGACTGCAGAGCAGAAGGCCCAGTTCGTCAGCACCGTGAAAAACCACACCATGGTTCACGAGCAGCTGAAAACCTTCTTCAACGGCTTCCGTCGCGACGCCCACCCGATGGCCGTCATGTGCGGCGTAGTCGGCGCCCTCTCGGCCTTCTACCACGACTCCCTGGACATCAATAACCCGCAGCATCGCGAAATCTCCGCGATCCGTCTGGTCGCCAAGATGCCAACCCTGGCAGCGATGGTTTACAAGTACTCCATGGGCCAACCCATGATGTACCCGCGCAACGACCTGACGTACGCGGAAAACTTCCTGCACATGATGTTCAACACCCCGTGCGAGATCAAACCGATCAGCCCGGTACTCGCCAAGGCCATGGACCGGATCTTCATCCTCCATGCCGACCACGAGCAGAACGCATCGACCTCCACCGTGCGTCTGGCAGGTTCTTCGGGTGCCAACCCGTTCGCCTGTATCGCCGCCGGTATCGCCGCACTGTGGGGCCCTGCCCATGGCGGTGCGAACGAAGCTGTTCTGACCATGCTTGACGAAATTGGCGATGTTTCGAACATCGACAAGTTCATCGCCAAGGCCAAGGACAAGAACGACCCGTTCAAGCTGATGGGCTTCGGTCACCGCGTTTACAAGAACCGCGACCCGCGCGCGACTGTAATGAAGCAGACCTGCGACGAAGTACTGAAGGAACTGGGCATCAACAACGATCCGCAACTCGAACTGGCCATGCGCCTGGAAGAGATCGCGCTGACCGACCCGTACTTCATCGAACGCTCGCTGTACCCGAACGTCGACTTCTACTCGGGGATCATCCTCAAGGCGATCGGCATTCCGACCAGCATGTTCACCGTGATCTTCGCGCTGGCTCGTACTGTCGGCTGGATTTCGCACTGGAAAGAAATGCTCTCCAGCCCGTACAAGATCGGCCGTCCGCGCCAGTTGTACACTGGCTACGAGTCGCGTGATATCACCAAGCTGGAAGATCGCAAATAA
- the sdhC gene encoding succinate dehydrogenase, cytochrome b556 subunit: MKSQRPVNLDLRTIKLPVTAYTSILHRISGVILFVCLAIMLYALDKSLSSEEGFGQVKACLTSPLAKLVIWGILSALLYHLVAGVRHLIMDMGIGETLEGGKLGSKIVIAVSVVVIVLAGVWIW, encoded by the coding sequence GTGAAAAGCCAACGACCTGTAAACCTAGACCTAAGGACCATCAAACTCCCAGTCACTGCTTACACGTCCATTCTTCACCGTATCTCCGGTGTCATCCTCTTCGTGTGCCTTGCCATCATGCTTTATGCATTGGACAAGTCGCTGAGCTCCGAGGAAGGCTTCGGTCAGGTGAAAGCGTGTCTGACCAGTCCGCTAGCCAAGCTAGTGATTTGGGGCATCCTGTCCGCTCTGCTGTATCACCTGGTTGCCGGTGTGCGCCATTTGATCATGGACATGGGCATCGGTGAGACGCTGGAAGGCGGCAAGCTGGGCTCGAAAATCGTTATCGCCGTTTCCGTGGTGGTAATCGTTCTGGCAGGAGTCTGGATATGGTAA
- the sdhD gene encoding succinate dehydrogenase, hydrophobic membrane anchor protein, whose protein sequence is MVTNVTNLSRSGLYDWMAQRVSAVVLAAYFIFLIGYVVAHPGLEYAQWHELFAHNGMRIFSLLALVALGAHAWVGMWTIATDYLTPMAFGKSATAIRFLFQAVCGVAMFAYFVWGVQILWGI, encoded by the coding sequence ATGGTAACTAACGTCACGAACCTCTCGCGTTCGGGCCTCTATGACTGGATGGCGCAACGTGTGTCGGCGGTCGTTCTCGCGGCTTACTTCATTTTTCTGATCGGATACGTCGTGGCCCACCCAGGCCTCGAGTACGCCCAGTGGCATGAACTGTTCGCCCACAACGGGATGCGTATTTTCAGTCTCCTGGCCCTTGTTGCTCTCGGCGCTCACGCCTGGGTCGGCATGTGGACCATCGCGACTGACTACCTGACGCCAATGGCGTTTGGCAAGTCCGCGACGGCTATACGTTTCCTTTTCCAGGCAGTATGCGGCGTTGCGATGTTCGCTTACTTCGTCTGGGGTGTGCAGATTCTCTGGGGTATCTGA